Proteins encoded in a region of the Manis javanica isolate MJ-LG chromosome 15, MJ_LKY, whole genome shotgun sequence genome:
- the LOC108387634 gene encoding cystatin-C-like → MALRAPLLLLAALALALAVSPAAGSKLGRSQLVGGLMDADVSEAGVQQALNYALSEYNQASNDAYHSRVLRVLRARKQVVAGMNYFLDVEIGRTTCTKSQPNLTSCPFHEPPHLSKMLCTFEIYTVPWKNTNSLTKSNCHSA, encoded by the exons ATGGCCCTGCGTGCCCCGCTGCTCCTGCTGGCCGCCCTGGCCCTGGCGCTGGCCGTGAGCCCCGCCGCCGGCTCGAAGTTAGGCCGCTCTCAGTTGGTGGGCGGCCTGATGGACGCGGACGTCAGCGAGGCGGGCGTGCAGCAGGCGCTGAACTACGCGCTCAGCGAGTACAACCAGGCGAGCAACGACGCGTACCACAGCCGCGTCCTGCGGGTGCTGCGCGCCCGCAAGCAG GTCGTGGCTGGGATGAACTACTTCTTGGATGTGGAGATCGGCAGAACCACGTGCACCAAGTCCCAGCCCAACTTGACCAGCTGTCCCTTCCATGAGCCACCACACCTGAGT AAAATGCTCTGCACTTTCGAGATATACACTGTCCCCTGGAAGAACACAAATTCCCTGACGAAGTCCAACTGCCATAGTGCGTAG